One window of the Maylandia zebra isolate NMK-2024a linkage group LG19, Mzebra_GT3a, whole genome shotgun sequence genome contains the following:
- the itgb1bp1 gene encoding integrin beta-1-binding protein 1 isoform X2, which translates to MVKDVPERQKAPQQQQLAKQSSTVASLDTDSTKSSGNNTSETCAEFRVKYVGAIEKLKFDMSKTLQEPLDLINYIDAAQQDGKLPFVPGDEEMVLVVSKYGVKVASLDQCNVLHRHPLYLIVRMLCYDDGLGAGKNLLALKTTDTEQEECSIWVYQCSSSEQAQSICKVLSASFDCVLTSDKSRGSE; encoded by the exons ATGGTGAAGGATGTTCCGGAAAGGCAAAAAgcgccacagcagcagcagctcgcAAAGCA ATCGAGTACTGTTGCCAGCCTTGACACGGACTCCACCAAAAGCTCAG GGAACAACACATCTGAGACATGCGCTGAGTTTCGGGTGAAATATGTGGGTGCTATTGAGAAGTTAAAGTTTGACATGAGCAAGACCCTCCAGGAACCGCTGGACCTCATCAACTACATTGATGCTGCTCAG CAAGATGGAAAGCTGCCATTTGTTCCCGGAGATGAGGAGATGGTTCTTGTAGTGTCCAAGTACGGCGTCAAGGTGGCGTCGCTGGACCAGTGT AATGTGCTGCATCGCCATCCTCTCTACCTGATCGTGCGTATGCTGTGCTACGATGACGGGCTAGGCGCGGGGAAGAACCTGCTGGCTCTGAAAACCACTGACACAGAGCAAGAAGAGTGCAGCATCTGGGTGTACCAGTGCAGCAGCTCA GAGCAGGCGCAGTCCATCTGCAAAGTGTTGTCGGCCTCCTTCGACTGCGTTCTGACATCAGACAAGTCCAGAGGCTCCGAGTGA
- the itgb1bp1 gene encoding integrin beta-1-binding protein 1 isoform X1, whose translation MFRKGKKRHSSSSSQSSEISTKSKSVDSSLGGLSRSSTVASLDTDSTKSSGNNTSETCAEFRVKYVGAIEKLKFDMSKTLQEPLDLINYIDAAQQDGKLPFVPGDEEMVLVVSKYGVKVASLDQCNVLHRHPLYLIVRMLCYDDGLGAGKNLLALKTTDTEQEECSIWVYQCSSSEQAQSICKVLSASFDCVLTSDKSRGSE comes from the exons ATGTTCCGGAAAGGCAAAAAgcgccacagcagcagcagctcgcAAAGCAGTGAGATCAGCACAAAGAGCAAG tctgtggaCTCCAGCTTGGGAGGACTCTCCAGATCGAGTACTGTTGCCAGCCTTGACACGGACTCCACCAAAAGCTCAG GGAACAACACATCTGAGACATGCGCTGAGTTTCGGGTGAAATATGTGGGTGCTATTGAGAAGTTAAAGTTTGACATGAGCAAGACCCTCCAGGAACCGCTGGACCTCATCAACTACATTGATGCTGCTCAG CAAGATGGAAAGCTGCCATTTGTTCCCGGAGATGAGGAGATGGTTCTTGTAGTGTCCAAGTACGGCGTCAAGGTGGCGTCGCTGGACCAGTGT AATGTGCTGCATCGCCATCCTCTCTACCTGATCGTGCGTATGCTGTGCTACGATGACGGGCTAGGCGCGGGGAAGAACCTGCTGGCTCTGAAAACCACTGACACAGAGCAAGAAGAGTGCAGCATCTGGGTGTACCAGTGCAGCAGCTCA GAGCAGGCGCAGTCCATCTGCAAAGTGTTGTCGGCCTCCTTCGACTGCGTTCTGACATCAGACAAGTCCAGAGGCTCCGAGTGA